In the Ursus arctos isolate Adak ecotype North America unplaced genomic scaffold, UrsArc2.0 scaffold_5, whole genome shotgun sequence genome, one interval contains:
- the ZNF354B gene encoding zinc finger protein 354B isoform X2, with the protein MGAVPGPRGGSVIHCCCYCSWSPRAFFSEPLGEGLGPGPLWAGPCLWACLPPAPSDFPFPGHVVSFSGGVRISELVILRAEKQRGLLLPGSLFPLSDLPSGDCMHPRGRAQKEDMAMGPREARSQVSVTFEDVAVLFTRDEWRKLGPSQRNVYQEVMLENYTNLVSLGLLFSKPKVISLLQQGEDPWKVEKESPGGPSLGCKTTPKTTKSTQTQDSSFHSLRRKRLKRDEPWNFISEKPCIYEDRLKRQKDKNESLQIISITHTKILTVERSHKNTDFDQNFSLKSVFVKQQRVAREKTPSKYEIQRNSFKQNSNVLNQPKIKIAEKRYKCNICEKAFIHNSSLRKHQKNHTGEKLFKCKECLKAFSQSSALIQHQRTHTGEKPYICKECGKAFSHSASLCKHLRIHTVEKSYRCKECGKSFSRRSGLFIHQKIHARENPHRYNPGRKASSTSLPGCQRIHLRKKSYLCNECGNTFKSSSSLRYHQRIHTGEKPFKCSECGRAFSQSASLIQHERIHTGEKPYRCNECGKGFTSISRLNRHRIIHTGEKLYNCNECGKALSSHSTLIIHERIHTGEKPCKCKVCGKAFRQSSALIQHQRMHTGERPYKCNECGKTFRCNSSLSNHQRIHTGEKPYRCLECGISFGQSAALIQHQRIHTGEKPFECNTCGKTFRQSSSLIAHQRIHTGEKPYECNACGKLFSQRSSLTNHYKIHIEEDSLKVDLHV; encoded by the exons ATGGGGGCGGTGCCTGGCCCGCGGGGAGGTTCAGTGATTCATTGCTGCTGCTACTGCAGCTGGAGTCCTAGGGCCTTTTTCTCTGAGCCACTCGGGGAAGGGTTGGGGCCCGGACCCCTGTGGGCTGGTCCTTGTCTCTGGGCCTGCCTACCCCCAGCTCCTTCTGACTTCCCTTTCCCAGGGCACGTGGTGTCATTCTCAGGTGGTGTAAGGATTTCAGAGCTGGTGATTCTCAGGGCTGAAAAGCAGAGGGGGCTTCTCCTTCCTGgctccctttttcctctttcagatCTGCCTTCTGGAGACTGCATGCATCCTCGGGGAAGAGCCCAGAAAGAAGATATGGCTATGGGACCGAGGGAAGCAAGGTCTCAA GTGTCGGTGACCTTCGAGGATGTGGCTGTGCTCTTTACGCGGGATGAGTGGAGGAAGCTGGGTCCTTCTCAGAGAAACGTGTACCAGGAagtgatgctggagaactacaCTAACCTGGTCTCACTGG GACTCCTGTTTTCCAAACCAAAAGTGATCTCCCTGTTGCAGCAAGGAGAAGATCCCTGGAAGGTAGAGAAAGAAAGTCCTGGAGGCCCCTCTCTAG gatgtAAGACCACTCCTAAAACTACAAAGTCAACTCAAACCCAAGATTCATCATTTCACAGTCTAAGAAGGAAAAGACTCAAAAGGGATGAACCCTGGAATTTCATATCAGAAAAACCCTGCATATATGAAGACAGATTAAAGagacaaaaggacaaaaatgaaagTTTACAAATAATTTCAATCACCCATACAAAAATCCTCACTGTAGAAAGAAGCCATAAAAATACCGACTTTGACCAGAATTTCAGCCTGAAATCAGTCTTTGTTAAGCAACAGAGGGTTGCTAGAGAAAAAACACCctcaaaatatgaaatacaaagaaatagttTCAAGCAGAATTCAAACGTACTTAACCAACCAAAAATCAAAATAGCAGAGAAGCGgtataaatgtaatatatgtgAAAAAGCCTTCATTCACAATTCTTCCCTTCGTAAACATCAGAAAAACCACACTggagagaaattatttaaatgtaaagaatgttTGAAAGCTTTCAGCCAAAGTTCAGCTCTTATTCAGCATCAAAgaactcatactggagagaaaccctacatctgtaaagaatgtgggaaagctttcagCCACAGTGCATCCCTTTGTAAACACCTAAGAATCCACACTGTGGAGAAATCCTATAGATGTAAAGAATGTGGTAAATCCTTCAGCAGAAGGTCTGGCCTTTTTATACATCAAAAAATCCATGCTCGAGAAAATCCCCATAGATATAATCCAGGCAGGAAAGCGTCCAGCACATCCCTTCCTGGATGTCAGAGAATTCATCTCAGAAAGAAGTCCTATTTATGTAATGAATGTGGCAACACCTTTAAGTCTAGCTCATCCCTTCGTTATCATCAGAGGATTCACACAGGGGAGAAACCTTTTAAGTGCAGCGAATGTGGGAGAGCCTTCAGTCAGAGTGCGTCTCTTATCCAGCACGAACGGattcacactggagaaaagccCTATCGATGTAATGAATGTGGTAAAGGCTTTACTTCTATTTCAAGACTTAATAGACACCGGAtaattcatactggtgagaaactATATAATTGTAATGAATGTGGTAAAGCTTTAAGTTCCCACTCGACGCTTATCATTCATGAaagaattcacactggagagaaaccgtGTAAGTGTAAAGTGTGTGGGAAAGCCTTCCGACAGAGTTCAGCTCTCATTCAACATCAGAGGATGCATACCGGAGAAAGACCCTACAAATGCAACGAGTGTGGGAAAACATTCAGGTGCAACTCATCCCTTAGTaatcatcagagaattcacacaggagagaaaccatatCGATGTCTGGAATGTGGGATATCTTTTGGCCAAAGCGCAGCTCTTATTCAACATCAAAGGATTCATACAGGAGAAAAACCCTTTGAATGTAACACATGTGGGAAAACTTTTAGACAAAGCTCATCACTCATTGCACATCAAAGAATTCATAccggagagaaaccatatgaatgTAATGCATGTGGGAAACTATTCAGCCAGAGGTCATCCCTTACTAATCATTACAAAATCCACATCGAAGAGGACTCCTTGAAAGTAGATCTGCATGTGTGA
- the ZNF354B gene encoding zinc finger protein 354B isoform X1: protein MHPRGRAQKEDMAMGPREARSQVSVTFEDVAVLFTRDEWRKLGPSQRNVYQEVMLENYTNLVSLGLLFSKPKVISLLQQGEDPWKVEKESPGGPSLGCKTTPKTTKSTQTQDSSFHSLRRKRLKRDEPWNFISEKPCIYEDRLKRQKDKNESLQIISITHTKILTVERSHKNTDFDQNFSLKSVFVKQQRVAREKTPSKYEIQRNSFKQNSNVLNQPKIKIAEKRYKCNICEKAFIHNSSLRKHQKNHTGEKLFKCKECLKAFSQSSALIQHQRTHTGEKPYICKECGKAFSHSASLCKHLRIHTVEKSYRCKECGKSFSRRSGLFIHQKIHARENPHRYNPGRKASSTSLPGCQRIHLRKKSYLCNECGNTFKSSSSLRYHQRIHTGEKPFKCSECGRAFSQSASLIQHERIHTGEKPYRCNECGKGFTSISRLNRHRIIHTGEKLYNCNECGKALSSHSTLIIHERIHTGEKPCKCKVCGKAFRQSSALIQHQRMHTGERPYKCNECGKTFRCNSSLSNHQRIHTGEKPYRCLECGISFGQSAALIQHQRIHTGEKPFECNTCGKTFRQSSSLIAHQRIHTGEKPYECNACGKLFSQRSSLTNHYKIHIEEDSLKVDLHV from the exons ATGCATCCTCGGGGAAGAGCCCAGAAAGAAGATATGGCTATGGGACCGAGGGAAGCAAGGTCTCAA GTGTCGGTGACCTTCGAGGATGTGGCTGTGCTCTTTACGCGGGATGAGTGGAGGAAGCTGGGTCCTTCTCAGAGAAACGTGTACCAGGAagtgatgctggagaactacaCTAACCTGGTCTCACTGG GACTCCTGTTTTCCAAACCAAAAGTGATCTCCCTGTTGCAGCAAGGAGAAGATCCCTGGAAGGTAGAGAAAGAAAGTCCTGGAGGCCCCTCTCTAG gatgtAAGACCACTCCTAAAACTACAAAGTCAACTCAAACCCAAGATTCATCATTTCACAGTCTAAGAAGGAAAAGACTCAAAAGGGATGAACCCTGGAATTTCATATCAGAAAAACCCTGCATATATGAAGACAGATTAAAGagacaaaaggacaaaaatgaaagTTTACAAATAATTTCAATCACCCATACAAAAATCCTCACTGTAGAAAGAAGCCATAAAAATACCGACTTTGACCAGAATTTCAGCCTGAAATCAGTCTTTGTTAAGCAACAGAGGGTTGCTAGAGAAAAAACACCctcaaaatatgaaatacaaagaaatagttTCAAGCAGAATTCAAACGTACTTAACCAACCAAAAATCAAAATAGCAGAGAAGCGgtataaatgtaatatatgtgAAAAAGCCTTCATTCACAATTCTTCCCTTCGTAAACATCAGAAAAACCACACTggagagaaattatttaaatgtaaagaatgttTGAAAGCTTTCAGCCAAAGTTCAGCTCTTATTCAGCATCAAAgaactcatactggagagaaaccctacatctgtaaagaatgtgggaaagctttcagCCACAGTGCATCCCTTTGTAAACACCTAAGAATCCACACTGTGGAGAAATCCTATAGATGTAAAGAATGTGGTAAATCCTTCAGCAGAAGGTCTGGCCTTTTTATACATCAAAAAATCCATGCTCGAGAAAATCCCCATAGATATAATCCAGGCAGGAAAGCGTCCAGCACATCCCTTCCTGGATGTCAGAGAATTCATCTCAGAAAGAAGTCCTATTTATGTAATGAATGTGGCAACACCTTTAAGTCTAGCTCATCCCTTCGTTATCATCAGAGGATTCACACAGGGGAGAAACCTTTTAAGTGCAGCGAATGTGGGAGAGCCTTCAGTCAGAGTGCGTCTCTTATCCAGCACGAACGGattcacactggagaaaagccCTATCGATGTAATGAATGTGGTAAAGGCTTTACTTCTATTTCAAGACTTAATAGACACCGGAtaattcatactggtgagaaactATATAATTGTAATGAATGTGGTAAAGCTTTAAGTTCCCACTCGACGCTTATCATTCATGAaagaattcacactggagagaaaccgtGTAAGTGTAAAGTGTGTGGGAAAGCCTTCCGACAGAGTTCAGCTCTCATTCAACATCAGAGGATGCATACCGGAGAAAGACCCTACAAATGCAACGAGTGTGGGAAAACATTCAGGTGCAACTCATCCCTTAGTaatcatcagagaattcacacaggagagaaaccatatCGATGTCTGGAATGTGGGATATCTTTTGGCCAAAGCGCAGCTCTTATTCAACATCAAAGGATTCATACAGGAGAAAAACCCTTTGAATGTAACACATGTGGGAAAACTTTTAGACAAAGCTCATCACTCATTGCACATCAAAGAATTCATAccggagagaaaccatatgaatgTAATGCATGTGGGAAACTATTCAGCCAGAGGTCATCCCTTACTAATCATTACAAAATCCACATCGAAGAGGACTCCTTGAAAGTAGATCTGCATGTGTGA
- the LOC130542811 gene encoding uncharacterized protein LOC130542811 has product MHVLLSCAVALRDVSPNPRRRLAEDSSPVPRWPRRLSAQLWAPATHPTPRNPGILASLRVIHGCEAPEARGKGRSFSPRILRARLGPHPAAGRKALQTLSTWGRPLPASQPLCLSPKPELQRQTSRQGWFPQQKPQRTVGRKLPWPRGLRKGTAGPAAPLRGPRHEGLSGTRLDRQQPGRAPTSTPTGPPWSAGCCQQSLHQAVVRLLPTPQAPCLALRRRPNPVSGSRLSGIRSLLLSPGSGQHMLASFLWTHTALSCGWNTAPHPGIPAPPGSLCPHRPSRCTLSQHPASFLRGHSTPPVRSAHDHFSPLSTVTSSRQDLRLSAPCCPAESSCSGGLTHRSLWDRKAVAGGLNLVPPPFVSSRPQLPCQPALQFLSSDDFSGSACLLP; this is encoded by the coding sequence ATGCACGTACTACTCAGCTGCGCTGTCGCCCTCAGGGACGTCTCCCCGAACCCGAGGAGGAGGCTGGCTGAGGACTCCAGCCCCGTCCCCCGGTGGCCCCGGCGCCTCTCTGCACAGCTCTGGGCTCCAGCCACACATCCTACTCCCCGTAACCCCGGAATACTCGCTTCACTCAGAGTCATTCATGGATGCGAGGCTCCCGAGGCGCGGGGAAAGGGAAGATCCTTCTCTCCTCGGATCCTTCGTGCCAGGCTCGGCCCCCACCCCGCAGCGGGACGGAAGGCCCTGCAGACCCTCAGCACTTGGGGGCGGCCTCTGCCAGCTTCCCAACCTTTGTGTCTTTCTCCCAAACCAGAGTTACAAAGACAGACATCCAGACAAGGGTGGTTCCCGCAGCAGAAACCTCAGCGCACGGTGGGAAGAAAGCTCCCCTGGCCCAGGGGTTTGAGGAAGGGGACAGCCGGGCCGGCAGCTCCTCTGCGGGGCCCACGGCATGAGGGGCTGTCAGGGACACGTCTGGACCGACAACAGCCGGGACGAGCCCCCACTTCCACGCCAACAGGCCCCCCGTGGTCTGCAGGCTGCTGTCAGCAGAGTCTACACCAGGCCGTGGTCAGGCTACTTCCAACCCCCCAAGCGCCCTGCCTCGCTCTCAGACGCCGACCAAATCCTGTGtccggctcccggctcagtgggatCAGGTCCCTGCTGCTATCTCCTGGCTCCGGGCAGCACATGCtggcctcctttctctggacTCACACAGCCCTTTCCTGTGGCTGGAATACTGCTCCACATCCTGGGATCCCAGCTCCTCCGGGAAGCCTCTGCCCGCACCGCCCCTCCCGCTGCACGCTCTCACAGCACCCTGCATCTTTCCTGCGGGGTCATTCTACACCCCCTGTGCGCTCAGCGCACGATCACTTCTCTCCCCTCTCGACTGTGACCTCCAGCCGGCAGGACCTGCGTCTTTCTGCCCCATGTTGCCCAGCGGAGAGCTCATGCAGCGGAGGGCTCACGCACCGTTCATTATGGGACAGGAAAGCAGTGGCTGGGGGTTTGAACCTCGTCCCTCCCCCATTCGTCAGCTCTCGTCCCCAACTTCCCTGTCAGCCGGCTCTCCAGTTCCTCTCCTCTGATGACTTCTCAGGCTCAGCCTGTCTTCTTCCCTAA
- the LOC113261571 gene encoding 60S ribosomal protein L36a-like, whose protein sequence is MVNVPKTRRTFCKMCGKHQPHKVTQYKKGKDSLYAQGKRHYDRKQSGYGGQTKPIFRKKAKTTKKIVLRLECAEPNCRSKRMLAIKRCKHFELGGDKKRKGQVIQF, encoded by the coding sequence ATGGTGAACGTTCCTAAAACCCGCCGGACTTTCTGCAAGATGTGTGGCAAGCACCAACCCCACAAAGTGACACAGTACAAGAAAGGCAAAGATTCTCTTTATGCCCAGGGAAAGCGGCATTATGACAGGAAGCAGAGTGGCTATGGTGGGCAGACTAAGCCGATTTTCCGGAAAAAGGCTAAAACTACAAAGAAGATTGTGCTGAGGCTTGAATGTGCCGAGCCCAACTGCAGATCTAAGAGAATGCTGGCTATTAAGAGATGCAAACATTTTGAACTGGGAGGAGATAAGAAGAGAAAGGGCCAAGTGATCCAGTTCTAA